In Leptolyngbya sp. O-77, the genomic window CCGGAGAAATTTCCTCCAAAGGCACCGTGAACTACGTTGATCTGGTTCGCCAAAAGATTGCAGAAATCGGCTACACCGATTCGGTCAATGGTTTTTCGGCCAATAGCTGTGCGGTGCTGGTGGCGCTCGATGCCCAGTCGCCCGACATCGCCCAGGGTGTAGACAAAGCCCATGAACATCGGGCCCAGCGCAGTGAAGAAGAACTCGATGCGATCGGCGCGGGCGACCAGGGATTGATGTTTGGCTTTGCCTGCAACGAAACGCCCGAACTCATGCCGCTGCCGATCAGCCTGGCCCACCGCATCTCGCGCCGCCTCGCTGCTGTGCGAAAGTCTGGCCAACTCCCCTACCTGCGCCCCGATGGAAAAACCCAGGTCACCGTCATTTACGAAGACGGCCGCCCCGTCGGCATTGACACCATTCTCGTCTCGACGCAGCACACGGAAACCATCGACGACATCACCGACCCGGCAGCGGTTCAAGCCAAAATTCGGGAAGATCTCTGGCAAATCGTCGTGGAGCCCATCTTTTCGGACATCGCTATCAAGCCCGACAGCGGCACGCGCTTTTTGGTAAATCCCACGGGTAAGTTTGTCATCGGCGGGCCCCAGGGTGATTCGGGGCTGACGGGTCGCAAAATCATCGTAGACACCTACGGCGGCTATTCTCGCCACGGCGGCGGTGCGTTTTCTGGCAAAGACCCCACCAAGGTCGATCGCAGCGCCGCCTATGCGGCCCGCCATGCTGCCAAAAACATCGTGGCTGCTGGCCTGGCAGATAAGTGCGAAGTGCAGTTGAGCTATGCGATCGGCGTAGCACGTCCCGTTAGCGTCATGGTAGACACCTTTGGCACGGGCAAGATCGACGACGGGCGACTGCTGGAGCTGGTGAAGCAACATTTTGAGCTGCGTCCAGCGGGCATCATCCAGACCTACAACCTGAGCCGACTGCCTGCCGAGCGGGGCGGACGGTTCTATCAAGATGTCGCCGCCTACGGTCACTTTGGCCGCACAGATCTGGATTTGCCGTGGGAACAGCTTGACAAGGTGGATGCACTAAAGCAGGCAGCGGGGGCACTGCTGTCTGGCATGTTGAGCTAAGTCTTACGCGAGGCAATTAGCCGGGTGCTGGCGCTTTTCGTCCTGCGCTCGATAGGGTAAAGTGGCATCCTGCCCAGTCAGGTTGTTCTTGCTCTATCGGGTTTTCTACCGATGCCAAAATCGTCGCCAGAGTCGTTATCAAAACCGCTGCAAAAGTCCCCTCAAAACCATCGTGCGGCGTTTCTGGCGCTAATGCTGTTAACGCTAATCTGGGGCTACAACTGGGTCGTGATGAAGATTGGCATTGCCTATGCGTCGGCGCTGGATTTTGCGGCGATGCGACTGGCGCTGGGGGCGCTGAGTTTGTTTTTGGCGCTGATTGCTCTGCGGAAGCCGCTGAAGCCCAAAGCCTTGCGAGGAACCATTTTGCTAGGGCTGATGCAAAACACGGCGACGGTGGGGCTGATTACCTGGGCGCTGGTGAACGGGGGCGCGGGCAAAACGGCCGTGCTGAACTACACGATGCCATTCTGGCTACT contains:
- the metK gene encoding methionine adenosyltransferase, which codes for MSRRYLFTSESVTEGHPDKICDQISDSILDALLTQDPSSRVAAEVVVNTGLVLITGEISSKGTVNYVDLVRQKIAEIGYTDSVNGFSANSCAVLVALDAQSPDIAQGVDKAHEHRAQRSEEELDAIGAGDQGLMFGFACNETPELMPLPISLAHRISRRLAAVRKSGQLPYLRPDGKTQVTVIYEDGRPVGIDTILVSTQHTETIDDITDPAAVQAKIREDLWQIVVEPIFSDIAIKPDSGTRFLVNPTGKFVIGGPQGDSGLTGRKIIVDTYGGYSRHGGGAFSGKDPTKVDRSAAYAARHAAKNIVAAGLADKCEVQLSYAIGVARPVSVMVDTFGTGKIDDGRLLELVKQHFELRPAGIIQTYNLSRLPAERGGRFYQDVAAYGHFGRTDLDLPWEQLDKVDALKQAAGALLSGMLS